In Trichoderma asperellum chromosome 1, complete sequence, a single window of DNA contains:
- a CDS encoding uncharacterized protein (EggNog:ENOG41), with product MAPSATTTTTTATITTTSSHHDFADPDALRTAFTLAMSSMYKAEVPLYGTLIHIVNAVNASTRTADLDPRVLAMRHGNVASSRLDIERHGAIRLGTPYELRTVRRIFAIIGLHPVGYYNLAAAGLPMHATCFRPRSTASLKKNPFRVFTSLLRPELIRDDEARSLALKLLSKRNIFTAELINLLDLADKQGGRLTVDQGTRFVIQAMETFRWHGTAASSHDDYQLLKREHQILADIACFRSAHINHLTPRTLDISAAQEEMKSQGLKVKDRIEGPPGRNCPILLRQTSFLAIEEPVQFFTAHTLQSIESEAKLVSGSHKARFGEIEERGAAVTVAGRQLYDELLNEAMAAAESTSQNSTPEELDRQVEVAFQKYPDDWKTLRAQKLVYFTYNVTNRPLPDVKSSFTLEHLIQQGVIDITPITYEDFLPLSAAGIFRSNLGTQASSQSVDALSNEAGMEEALGAKLNSSDELYKSMENESIRLCEAELGIKIIV from the coding sequence ATGGCTCCCAGCGCCaccacaaccaccaccacagcaaCCATCACAACCACATCTTCACATCATGACTTCGCAGACCCCGACGCCCTCCGCACAGCCTTCACCCTCGCCATGTCATCCATGTACAAGGCCGAAGTCCCCCTCTACGGCACCCTCATCCACATCGTCAACGCCGTCAACGCATCAACCCGCACCGCCGACCTCGACCCGCGCGTCCTCGCCATGCGCCACGGCAACGTCGCCTCCTCAAGACTAGACATTGAGCGCCACGGCGCAATCAGACTCGGCACCCCTTACGAACTGCGCACCGTGCGGCGCatcttcgccatcatcggctTACATCCCGTTGGCTACTACAATCTCGCCGCGGCAGGCCTGCCCATGCACGCAACGTGCTTCCGGCCACGCAGCACCGCATCCCTAAAGAAGAACCCGTTTCGGGTATTCACGTCTCTGCTCCGTCCCGAACTCATCCGTGACGACGAAGCCCGGTCTCTCGCGCTCAAACTGCTCTCCAAGCGCAACATCTTCACCGCAGAGCTCATCAACCTGCTCGACCTCGCCGACAAGCAGGGCGGCAGACTGACCGTCGACCAAGGCACCCGTTTCGTCATCCAAGCCATGGAGACATTCCGCTGGCACGGCACCGCGGCTTCTTCGCACGACGACTACCAGCTTCTTAAGAGGGAACACCAGATTCTTGCGGATATCGCATGTTTCCGCAGCGCGCACATCAACCACCTGACACCGCGCACGCTCGACATTTCCGCCGCGCAGGAAGAGATGAAGTCGCAAGGGTTAAAAGTGAAAGACCGGATTGAAGGCCCTCCCGGGAGGAATTGTCCCATCTTGCTTCGGCAGACGAGTTTCCTGGCCATTGAAGAGCCCGTACAGTTCTTCACTGCGCATACTCTGCAGAGCATAGAATCTGAAGCAAAACTCGTCAGTGGCTCACATAAAGCTCGGTTTGGAGAAATCGAAGAGCGCGGCGCGGCGGTAACTGTTGCTGGGAGACAATTATACGACGAGCTACTGAATGAAGCAATGGCAGCTGCGGAATCAACTTCTCAGAATTCAACGCCAGAAGAGTTGGATAGACAGGTTGAGGTTGCGTTTCAGAAATATCCCGATGACTGGAAAACGCTGCGAGCACAAAAACTCGTCTACTTCACATACAATGTAACAAATAGACCTCTTCCTGACGTCAAATCCAGTTTCACATTGGAGCATCTCATCCAGCAAGGCGTCATCGACATCACCCCTATAACATACGAGGATTTTCTGCCCTTGTCTGCCGCGGGCATTTTCCGATCCAATCTCGGGACTCAGGCTTCGTCTCAGTCTGTTGACGCACTATCTAATGAAGCTGGGATGGAGGAAGCTCTGGGGGCGAAATTGAATAGCTCGGATGAGCTGTACAAGTCCATGGAGAATGAGAGCATTAGACTATGTGAAGCTGAGCTAGGGATTAAGATCATTGTGTGA